The Streptomyces sp. NBC_00440 genome contains a region encoding:
- a CDS encoding ROK family transcriptional regulator, translating to MAESAVPPAGPRRPQRSLLQVPALERRPPERTKASTLDSRVHNRSLVLATLYHEGPRSRSEIARATGLTAPTVSALVADLEEDGLVAHIGPRQDGARIGKPASLVRIEDDAVSLVVLDLSHNDRFSGAVLNLRGEAVERLDMPLGDALGPAAHELVLTLAAELVEAAPRRILGIGVGSPGIIDDTGTIRLAAHLGWTDLPLAAELTARFGIPAYVGNDVNLAALGVLHFRDARTQNLMVISIEHGVGAGLIVGGERVEGEQFAAGELGHVTVDEDGELCMCGRRGCLDLAISAGPLGRRLELAAEERWPALRSEAGRALGTVLAPIISVLNLNEIVLTGPPELVDGEFLDAAREIVRARTLGPVNTSLDIRSLAGDTDLTLLGGACLVLAAELGVF from the coding sequence ATGGCCGAATCCGCCGTTCCCCCTGCCGGGCCCCGCCGTCCGCAGCGCAGTCTTCTCCAGGTGCCTGCGCTGGAGCGGCGGCCTCCGGAGCGGACCAAGGCCAGCACGCTGGACAGCCGGGTGCACAACAGGTCGCTCGTGCTGGCGACGCTCTACCACGAGGGCCCCAGGAGCCGTTCGGAGATCGCGCGGGCGACCGGGCTGACCGCGCCGACCGTCTCCGCGCTCGTCGCGGACCTGGAGGAGGACGGGCTCGTCGCCCACATCGGCCCCCGGCAGGACGGCGCCCGGATCGGCAAGCCCGCGAGCCTCGTCCGCATCGAGGACGACGCGGTGAGCCTCGTGGTCCTCGACCTGTCGCACAACGACCGGTTCAGCGGCGCGGTGCTCAACCTGCGGGGCGAGGCCGTCGAGCGCCTGGACATGCCGCTCGGCGACGCCCTCGGACCGGCCGCCCACGAACTGGTACTCACGCTCGCAGCCGAGCTGGTCGAGGCGGCGCCGCGCCGGATCCTCGGGATCGGCGTCGGCTCACCGGGCATCATCGACGACACCGGGACCATCCGCCTCGCCGCCCATCTCGGCTGGACCGACCTGCCGTTGGCGGCCGAACTGACGGCACGCTTCGGCATCCCGGCGTACGTCGGCAACGACGTGAACCTCGCGGCCCTGGGGGTACTGCACTTCCGGGACGCGCGGACGCAGAACCTCATGGTGATCTCGATCGAGCACGGCGTCGGCGCCGGGCTGATCGTCGGCGGCGAACGAGTCGAGGGGGAGCAGTTCGCGGCGGGCGAGCTCGGGCACGTCACCGTCGACGAGGACGGCGAACTGTGCATGTGCGGGCGGCGCGGCTGCCTCGATCTGGCCATCTCCGCAGGCCCCTTGGGCAGGCGGCTGGAGCTCGCAGCCGAGGAGCGGTGGCCCGCCCTGCGGTCGGAGGCCGGCCGGGCGCTCGGGACCGTACTCGCCCCGATCATCAGCGTCCTGAACCTGAACGAGATCGTGCTGACCGGCCCTCCCGAGCTGGTCGACGGCGAATTCCTGGACGCCGCGAGGGAGATCGTGCGGGCCCGCACGCTGGGCCCGGTCAACACCTCCCTCGACATCCGTTCCCTCGCCGGGGACACCGATCTGACCCTGCTCGGCGGGGCGTGCCTGGTGCTCGCCGCGGAGCTCGGAGTGTTCTGA
- a CDS encoding extracellular solute-binding protein: MKHSRFAAAGALGLASVLTLTACHGSGAGGSGGAEQKVSGAKGQGKTLTVWVMQDDYSPESLKAMKQEFTEKTGAKVTFETQAWDGIATKLTTALATDSPPDVLDLGNTQVASYASSGGLMDLTSYAKDLKQGQDWLPGLEDPSTVDGRLYAVPGFAAARSVIYNKTMWAKAGVKKAPKTYAELTAALDKVKAANKASDFSPFYLPGQHWATGLQFIWDAGGEIATRKNDKWTGGFGSAGAQAGLAAFKKFQNAYSAPASRTVDTMNPDQLQVFADGKAGAITATSGQIPQIEKANPKLTDADLGSFPLPGTSGKAQPVMLGGAVWGVAAKSKQQDLALQWMKIAASPTVQDKWIVGHDGWNPNSSEANKKAMAKAAPLKKGFFEAALNSRATPASPKWASLEADKSVNQLFSAVASGKKSPADAARIFDAAVDKALNASG, from the coding sequence ATGAAACATTCACGGTTCGCCGCGGCCGGCGCCCTCGGCCTGGCCTCGGTTCTCACCCTGACTGCCTGCCACGGCTCCGGAGCGGGCGGCTCCGGTGGCGCGGAGCAGAAGGTCTCCGGCGCGAAGGGCCAGGGCAAGACCCTGACCGTCTGGGTCATGCAGGACGACTACTCCCCCGAGTCGCTCAAGGCGATGAAGCAGGAGTTCACCGAGAAGACCGGCGCCAAGGTCACGTTCGAGACCCAGGCCTGGGACGGCATCGCCACCAAGCTCACGACGGCGCTGGCCACCGACTCCCCGCCGGACGTCCTGGACCTCGGCAACACCCAGGTCGCGAGCTACGCCTCCAGTGGTGGCCTGATGGATCTGACCTCGTACGCCAAGGACCTCAAGCAGGGACAGGACTGGCTGCCCGGTCTGGAGGACCCCTCGACGGTCGACGGCAGGCTGTACGCCGTGCCGGGCTTCGCCGCCGCTCGTTCGGTGATCTACAACAAGACGATGTGGGCGAAGGCCGGTGTCAAGAAGGCTCCGAAGACCTACGCCGAGCTGACAGCGGCCCTGGACAAGGTCAAGGCCGCCAACAAGGCCTCCGACTTCTCGCCGTTCTATCTGCCCGGCCAGCACTGGGCCACCGGCCTGCAGTTCATCTGGGACGCGGGTGGCGAGATCGCCACCCGGAAGAACGACAAGTGGACGGGTGGCTTCGGTTCCGCCGGGGCGCAGGCCGGTCTCGCCGCGTTCAAGAAGTTCCAGAACGCGTACTCGGCGCCCGCTTCCCGCACGGTCGACACGATGAACCCGGACCAGCTCCAGGTCTTCGCCGACGGCAAGGCAGGCGCCATCACCGCGACCAGCGGGCAGATACCCCAGATCGAGAAGGCCAATCCCAAGCTCACGGACGCCGACCTGGGATCCTTCCCGCTGCCGGGCACCTCGGGCAAGGCGCAGCCGGTGATGCTGGGCGGCGCCGTGTGGGGCGTGGCGGCCAAGAGCAAGCAGCAGGATCTGGCGCTCCAGTGGATGAAGATCGCAGCGAGCCCCACCGTCCAGGACAAGTGGATCGTCGGACACGACGGCTGGAATCCGAACAGCTCCGAGGCGAACAAGAAGGCCATGGCCAAGGCCGCCCCGCTCAAGAAGGGCTTCTTCGAGGCCGCGTTGAACTCCCGGGCCACCCCGGCGAGCCCGAAGTGGGCGTCGCTGGAGGCCGACAAGTCCGTCAACCAGTTGTTCTCAGC